From a region of the Teredinibacter turnerae genome:
- a CDS encoding SDR family NAD(P)-dependent oxidoreductase, giving the protein MNSRKIALVTGGSRGLGKNAALALARQGVDVIITYFNNEKAANAVVAEITATGAKAACLQLNIRDTQDLPHFADEIRTLLQTQWQQESFDYLLNNGGSGLHKPFTEVTEADFDKMMQEHLKGVFFLTQAMLPLLSDGGAIVNISSGLTRFCVPGYSTYATFKAAGETLTRYLAKELGARGIRVNSFAPGAIATDFGGGAVRDNADLNTYLASQTALGRVGEADDIGKAIAALFSDANSWVTGQRVEASGGMFL; this is encoded by the coding sequence ATGAATAGTAGAAAAATCGCATTAGTCACCGGCGGCAGTCGCGGATTAGGCAAGAATGCCGCACTCGCATTGGCCCGTCAGGGAGTGGATGTGATCATCACTTATTTTAATAATGAAAAAGCCGCCAACGCTGTCGTCGCGGAAATCACAGCTACCGGGGCAAAGGCCGCTTGCTTACAGCTTAATATTCGCGACACCCAGGATTTACCGCATTTCGCCGACGAAATCCGTACGTTACTGCAAACCCAGTGGCAGCAAGAGTCCTTCGACTATTTGCTCAATAATGGCGGCAGCGGACTGCATAAACCTTTTACCGAGGTGACTGAAGCCGATTTCGACAAAATGATGCAGGAACATCTAAAAGGCGTGTTTTTCCTGACTCAAGCCATGCTACCCCTACTTTCTGACGGCGGCGCCATCGTGAATATTTCTTCGGGTCTGACGCGATTTTGCGTACCCGGATACAGCACCTATGCCACGTTTAAAGCAGCGGGAGAAACACTCACCCGTTACCTGGCGAAAGAACTTGGCGCGCGGGGCATCCGGGTTAACAGCTTTGCCCCCGGTGCGATAGCAACCGATTTCGGCGGCGGCGCGGTTCGTGACAACGCTGATCTCAACACTTATCTGGCGTCCCAAACCGCACTAGGTCGGGTTGGCGAGGCAGACGATATTGGCAAAGCGATTGCTGCGCTTTTCTCTGATGCCAATAGCTGGGTAACCGGTCAGCGTGTGGAAGCGTCTGGCGGTATGTTTTTGTAA
- a CDS encoding TonB-dependent siderophore receptor encodes MNNDWGRFRRCALAVAVGLASATQVYAESGEPALEEMYITGMRAERSSKGATGLDMSLFETPQSVSSVDAAFIDSFSLDDANQVLRAITGVNVDEVETDRTYYNARGFEIKSMQVDGTGLPFTWNVVGDIDTAVYEKIEAIRGANGLLTGTGNPSGTINYVRKRPTNDFQGNVSVAAGSSSYKRATADVSVPLTDSGSWAARGVVAHLDTGSYLDNYERQRTVVYGVVDGQVGSTTAITAGYTWQKARSEGVLWGALPMLDSNNQQTDYPTSTSTTMDWTNWETDNSNLFVELAQELGDWHWRTSVNYNNYEEPSELFYTYGTPDAETGLGLMGYPGKYFSSNEQWMVDSTLAGDFDAFGSNHDLLFGVNVSTAANGYLSYAAPADSPAWGALPPLPWRGNEIARPAWEEGVEESDFTTDVQRLYAVANWHLGDFDVITGINHVKAESEGVSFGDPMDWSEQDTSPYLGVTWKMAAGVNLYASYSDIFEPQEELDAQSNNVGPAEGNSVELGAKFELASGRLIASVAVFKEQQDNYAEEQAFDADLGRSPYKGIDVSSEGFELEAQGQLTDSIHVLAGYTQMSLEDENDEKVRTYIPRRTLNIGVTYQPGWLSGLQVGSLLTWQSDIYIGSEPAKISQDTYAIWSAYASYAFAENWELSVNLDNITDEKYLTSLYWDQSYYGEDRSAQAKISYRF; translated from the coding sequence ATGAATAACGATTGGGGGCGATTTCGTCGCTGTGCACTGGCGGTGGCTGTGGGGCTAGCCAGTGCCACTCAGGTGTACGCCGAGAGTGGTGAGCCGGCGTTAGAGGAAATGTACATTACCGGGATGCGAGCAGAGCGTTCCAGTAAGGGCGCGACTGGCCTGGATATGTCGTTATTCGAAACGCCACAGTCGGTATCGTCTGTCGACGCGGCATTTATCGATAGTTTTTCGCTGGACGATGCCAACCAGGTATTGCGCGCGATCACCGGTGTGAATGTCGATGAAGTTGAAACCGATCGCACCTACTACAACGCGCGTGGTTTCGAAATTAAAAGCATGCAGGTGGATGGAACCGGCCTGCCCTTTACCTGGAATGTGGTCGGCGACATAGACACCGCCGTGTACGAGAAAATAGAGGCGATTCGCGGCGCAAACGGTCTGTTAACCGGTACCGGTAACCCGTCTGGTACGATCAATTATGTGCGCAAACGACCCACCAACGATTTCCAGGGCAATGTGAGTGTTGCCGCTGGCAGCTCAAGCTATAAGCGTGCTACCGCTGATGTCTCTGTTCCCCTGACCGATTCGGGCTCCTGGGCCGCGCGGGGTGTGGTCGCGCACCTGGATACGGGTTCCTATCTCGACAATTACGAGCGTCAGCGCACAGTGGTTTATGGTGTGGTAGACGGTCAGGTTGGCAGCACTACGGCGATTACCGCAGGCTACACCTGGCAGAAAGCGCGCAGTGAAGGCGTGTTGTGGGGCGCACTGCCGATGCTGGATTCCAATAATCAACAAACCGACTACCCGACTTCCACTTCGACCACCATGGACTGGACCAACTGGGAAACCGATAACAGCAACCTGTTTGTAGAGCTTGCCCAGGAACTGGGCGACTGGCACTGGAGAACCAGCGTCAACTACAACAATTACGAAGAGCCGTCCGAGCTGTTTTACACCTACGGCACGCCTGATGCGGAAACCGGCTTGGGGCTAATGGGCTATCCGGGAAAATATTTCAGCTCCAACGAGCAGTGGATGGTGGACTCCACCCTTGCAGGTGATTTCGATGCGTTTGGCAGCAATCACGACTTATTATTCGGCGTAAACGTGAGCACCGCCGCCAATGGTTACCTGAGTTATGCGGCCCCCGCAGACAGTCCTGCATGGGGTGCGTTGCCCCCGCTGCCTTGGCGCGGCAACGAGATTGCACGCCCTGCCTGGGAAGAGGGCGTAGAAGAGTCCGATTTCACGACTGATGTGCAGCGGTTGTACGCTGTAGCCAATTGGCATTTGGGTGACTTCGATGTCATTACCGGTATCAATCACGTAAAAGCGGAGTCGGAAGGCGTGAGCTTCGGTGACCCGATGGACTGGTCGGAACAAGACACCAGCCCATATCTGGGTGTGACCTGGAAGATGGCCGCCGGGGTGAATCTCTATGCCAGTTACAGCGATATTTTCGAGCCGCAGGAAGAACTGGATGCACAAAGCAACAACGTTGGACCGGCGGAAGGCAACAGTGTCGAGTTGGGTGCGAAATTTGAGCTCGCCTCCGGTCGCTTGATCGCTTCAGTGGCTGTTTTTAAAGAGCAGCAGGACAATTATGCCGAGGAGCAGGCATTCGATGCGGACTTGGGGCGCTCGCCCTACAAGGGAATTGATGTGAGCTCCGAAGGGTTTGAACTTGAGGCGCAAGGACAACTGACAGACAGCATTCACGTGCTGGCGGGCTACACCCAGATGTCGCTGGAAGACGAGAACGATGAGAAGGTGCGAACTTATATTCCGCGTCGCACGCTCAACATTGGCGTTACCTATCAACCGGGCTGGCTTTCGGGTCTACAGGTGGGTTCTTTGTTGACCTGGCAGAGTGATATTTATATTGGCAGCGAGCCGGCAAAAATAAGCCAGGACACCTATGCAATCTGGTCCGCTTATGCGAGCTATGCCTTCGCTGAAAACTGGGAGTTGAGTGTCAACCTCGATAATATTACCGACGAAAAATACCTGACCAGCCTGTACTGGGATCAAAGCTACTACGGTGAAGATCGCAGCGCTCAGGCGAAAATCAGCTACCGTTTTTAA
- a CDS encoding ABC transporter permease, with protein MNWQAVKAIYLFEMARTWRTLMQSIASPVLSTSLYFIVFGSAIGSRMVEIDQVPYGAYIVPGLVMLTLLNESISNASFGIHMPRFTGAIYEILAAPISALETVIAFVGAAATKSVVIGLIILATARLFVDFSVAHPLIMVLFLVLTAVTFSLFGFIIGIWADGFEKLQIIPLMVVTPLTFLGGTFYSINMLPPFWQTLTLFNPVVYLVSGFRWAFYESSDVSLSISLGMILLFLAVCLALVLVIFRTGYKLKN; from the coding sequence ATGAACTGGCAGGCAGTGAAAGCGATTTATCTGTTTGAGATGGCGCGTACCTGGCGAACCTTAATGCAAAGCATTGCTTCGCCGGTCCTTTCAACATCGCTCTATTTTATTGTTTTTGGTTCCGCAATCGGCTCGCGCATGGTCGAAATCGACCAGGTACCCTACGGTGCCTATATAGTCCCTGGCCTGGTGATGCTCACCCTGCTCAACGAAAGCATCTCCAACGCCTCCTTTGGTATCCATATGCCGCGCTTTACGGGTGCCATTTACGAAATCCTGGCTGCACCGATTTCTGCGCTGGAAACAGTGATCGCCTTTGTGGGCGCCGCAGCGACCAAGTCGGTGGTGATCGGTTTAATTATTCTCGCAACCGCTCGCTTATTCGTGGATTTTTCTGTCGCACATCCGCTGATCATGGTGCTGTTTCTGGTGCTTACCGCAGTCACATTTAGTTTATTCGGATTCATCATCGGCATTTGGGCCGATGGTTTCGAAAAGCTGCAAATTATTCCGCTGATGGTCGTCACCCCGCTCACCTTTTTAGGCGGTACCTTTTATTCCATTAACATGCTGCCGCCGTTTTGGCAAACGCTGACGCTGTTTAATCCCGTGGTTTACCTGGTAAGCGGATTTCGCTGGGCATTTTATGAGTCATCCGATGTATCGCTCAGCATCAGCCTGGGAATGATCTTATTGTTTCTCGCCGTTTGCTTAGCGCTGGTACTCGTTATTTTCCGCACGGGTTATAAGCTAAAAAACTAA
- a CDS encoding ABC transporter ATP-binding protein, with protein MEPVIRVAQLHKVYKSGFVALNNVNLDIQKGEIFALLGPNGAGKTTLISIICGIVNSSRGSVTVGDADIQKDYRDARSQIGLVPQELSLSMFESVWATVKFSRGLYGQPANDTYLESLLRKLSLWEKRHERIMSLSGGMKRRVLIAKALSHTPTVLFLDEPTAGVDVELRQDMWSMIRELRDTGVTIILTTHYIEEAEEMADRIGFINKGEIVMVDDKAALMKKLGRKELTLELPAPLTGLPESLSDYDLTLDETGSTLRFEFDSRDDANPIPALLKDLTAQGIEFKDLHTRQRSLEDIFVSLVGGKE; from the coding sequence ATGGAACCAGTTATTCGTGTGGCGCAATTGCACAAAGTCTACAAGTCAGGGTTTGTTGCGCTCAACAACGTCAATCTCGATATTCAAAAAGGCGAAATTTTCGCCTTGCTTGGCCCCAACGGGGCGGGTAAAACAACATTAATCAGTATTATTTGCGGCATCGTTAATTCCTCCCGCGGCAGCGTGACCGTGGGCGATGCCGATATTCAAAAAGACTACCGCGACGCGCGCAGTCAGATCGGTCTGGTACCACAAGAACTTTCTCTGAGCATGTTTGAGTCAGTGTGGGCAACAGTGAAATTCAGCCGCGGCTTATACGGCCAACCTGCGAACGATACCTACTTGGAATCCTTACTGCGCAAACTGAGCCTGTGGGAAAAACGGCACGAGCGAATTATGTCGTTATCCGGAGGTATGAAAAGACGCGTGTTGATTGCCAAGGCTCTATCGCATACACCCACGGTGCTGTTCCTTGATGAGCCCACCGCCGGCGTGGATGTAGAGCTGCGCCAGGACATGTGGTCGATGATCAGGGAACTGCGCGATACCGGTGTGACCATCATTCTCACCACGCACTATATTGAAGAAGCCGAGGAAATGGCTGATCGCATTGGTTTTATAAACAAGGGCGAAATCGTTATGGTTGACGACAAAGCCGCGCTTATGAAAAAGCTCGGCCGCAAAGAACTCACGCTCGAATTACCCGCGCCACTTACAGGTCTGCCAGAAAGCCTTTCGGATTATGATCTGACATTGGACGAAACAGGCTCGACCTTGCGCTTCGAATTCGATTCCCGCGACGACGCCAACCCCATTCCTGCGCTATTAAAAGACCTCACGGCGCAAGGCATTGAATTCAAGGACTTACACACGCGCCAGCGGTCACTCGAAGATATTTTCGTCAGTCTGGTGGGAGGAAAAGAATGA
- a CDS encoding LysR family transcriptional regulator yields the protein MSDLDKLEAMRIFKRTAELLSFTAAAEDLGMAKAKVSAAVQQLEDDLGSRLFHRTTRRVQLSPDGAEFLRGCSAIMDDLDALEGQLRGDTEVSGNIRVDMNVSVAKNLIIPRLPEFLACYPRVTVELSSVDYFVDPVKEGFDLVLRVGELQDSTLVARYLGDMQFMNCASRGYLEKYGEPQSPEDMHNHRVVDYCANSVAGTRSAAWEYWDGRQFLEMRVPYSIRVNNVEAYRAACLAGLGIAQMPRVSLHRDAANEQVVEILNAYSAGALPVHLLYPNRRNMPRKVRVFMDWLSEQIQAYLELK from the coding sequence GTGAGCGACTTGGACAAACTGGAAGCGATGCGAATCTTTAAGCGCACTGCTGAACTGCTCAGTTTTACCGCTGCGGCGGAGGATCTGGGGATGGCGAAAGCCAAAGTGTCAGCAGCGGTCCAGCAGCTGGAAGATGATCTCGGCAGTCGGCTGTTTCACCGCACCACGCGGCGCGTTCAATTAAGCCCCGATGGGGCGGAATTCCTACGTGGCTGCAGCGCGATCATGGACGATCTGGATGCGCTTGAAGGCCAGCTTCGCGGCGACACGGAGGTCAGCGGCAATATCCGTGTGGATATGAACGTGAGTGTCGCAAAGAACCTGATTATTCCCCGGTTACCCGAATTTCTCGCCTGTTATCCCAGGGTGACCGTGGAGTTAAGCAGTGTCGACTACTTTGTCGACCCGGTAAAAGAAGGCTTTGATTTGGTCCTGCGGGTGGGCGAGCTGCAGGATTCCACGTTGGTGGCGCGCTATCTGGGCGATATGCAATTTATGAACTGCGCCAGTCGGGGCTACCTGGAAAAGTACGGCGAACCACAAAGCCCGGAGGACATGCACAACCACCGCGTGGTGGATTACTGTGCTAATTCCGTGGCCGGCACCCGGTCAGCTGCATGGGAATATTGGGACGGCCGCCAATTCCTGGAGATGCGGGTGCCTTACAGTATTCGGGTGAATAACGTGGAAGCCTATCGCGCGGCGTGTCTGGCGGGGTTGGGTATTGCGCAAATGCCTCGCGTCTCTTTACATAGAGATGCCGCCAATGAGCAGGTCGTTGAAATCCTTAATGCCTATAGCGCGGGCGCTTTGCCTGTGCACTTGTTGTACCCCAACCGGCGCAATATGCCCCGGAAAGTCCGGGTCTTCATGGATTGGTTGAGCGAGCAGATTCAGGCCTACTTGGAGCTCAAATAA
- a CDS encoding PDC sensor domain-containing protein, translating to MNICCRTLQRLVHHRSLRFAALYLPLAFVCLFNPATATEKTTLEVATFLAPPYQEIVDGEPRGRSVDTLECALKRLQWHYKITTYPQKRALRNLETSRVDALLTITPEFYGQINQAGTSDPVALEKWFIYSSVNTPAVDQALSADHFGRLGVVLGSSQEAWLEQRGYPIRGRGVDLAMLLKMFLSQRFDSILVDDFQLSSPEYAQKFHQLQAYRRYFVKYVPKVIAFSHRFLDRNPDFVQKFNGVLSECQPGSTVVDSHERALMVDKLKSLHDRLQGTSLVAQTLATRNNDVRFSTATVDYWDSTYREFLTGRKTSADVAAVYEGELAHILKAAEARAKGLLREIILVDKQGFNLAATDATSDFYQGDEDKFSRLTAQAEVAYAVSPIRFDASTAQFLVHISIPLRNSEQQLIGAIIYGVNPEVALANQNLWGVTEAALLSAHGMF from the coding sequence GTGAATATTTGTTGTCGCACTCTTCAACGTTTAGTCCATCATCGCAGCCTGCGTTTTGCAGCTCTCTACCTTCCTCTGGCGTTTGTATGCCTTTTTAACCCTGCGACCGCAACGGAAAAGACAACACTTGAAGTCGCAACTTTTTTGGCGCCCCCTTACCAGGAGATAGTCGATGGGGAGCCTCGCGGCCGCTCTGTCGATACGTTGGAGTGTGCGCTGAAGCGTCTGCAATGGCATTACAAGATTACCACCTATCCGCAAAAACGCGCGTTGCGTAATTTGGAAACCAGCCGGGTTGATGCACTTTTAACGATTACGCCGGAGTTTTACGGTCAGATAAACCAAGCGGGGACCAGCGATCCGGTGGCTCTGGAGAAGTGGTTTATTTACAGTTCGGTTAATACGCCGGCCGTTGATCAGGCGCTGAGTGCAGACCATTTTGGGCGGCTGGGCGTAGTCTTGGGGTCGTCACAGGAAGCCTGGCTGGAACAGCGTGGGTATCCTATTCGTGGTCGCGGTGTTGATCTCGCTATGTTGCTGAAAATGTTTTTGTCGCAGCGGTTTGACAGCATTTTAGTGGACGACTTTCAGCTGTCCTCCCCTGAGTATGCTCAAAAATTTCATCAGTTGCAGGCGTACCGCCGGTACTTTGTAAAATATGTACCGAAAGTGATCGCTTTTTCTCACCGTTTTCTCGATAGAAACCCTGATTTTGTTCAAAAATTTAATGGGGTATTGAGCGAATGTCAGCCGGGCTCAACCGTTGTGGATTCACATGAACGCGCGCTTATGGTTGATAAGCTAAAATCGCTTCACGATCGCTTGCAGGGCACATCTTTAGTTGCTCAAACACTGGCAACGCGAAACAACGATGTGCGATTTTCTACAGCGACTGTGGATTATTGGGATTCAACGTACCGTGAGTTCCTTACCGGGCGTAAAACGTCGGCCGATGTAGCTGCAGTGTATGAAGGTGAGTTAGCACACATACTGAAGGCAGCCGAGGCCCGGGCGAAAGGGTTGTTGCGGGAAATTATCCTAGTTGATAAACAGGGGTTTAACCTGGCCGCGACTGATGCGACTTCCGATTTTTATCAGGGTGATGAAGATAAGTTCAGCAGGCTCACCGCGCAAGCCGAAGTGGCCTATGCGGTGAGTCCTATTCGTTTCGACGCCTCTACTGCTCAGTTTCTAGTGCACATTTCGATACCCCTTCGAAATAGTGAGCAACAACTCATCGGCGCCATTATTTATGGGGTCAATCCCGAAGTTGCGCTCGCCAACCAAAATCTGTGGGGCGTCACCGAAGCTGCTTTGTTAAGCGCGCACGGCATGTTTTAG
- a CDS encoding PepSY-associated TM helix domain-containing protein: MRHLLTLLHRWFGLFTAVFLFVAGATGAIISWDHELDGALNPQMYHAQWQGEAQSPLVLADKFEAENPDLIVTFLPLELAAGDALNIFVKGRSEQADQNLTYNQVAIHPESGEVQAQRMWGDVSLSRENLLPFLYKLHYSMHLPDVGGIEAGILFMGIVSIVWILDSFVAIAISFPARRSWQKSFLFRWKSGGYKLNFDLHRSGGVWVWALLLIIAVTSVSMNLGFQVVRPVVNAISPLTPSPFETQTFNAYSTPALSRADAVELARIEAPKHDITDPIGGLFYARDYNLYGIGFFTPGNSHGDGGLGNPWLYFDGNTGAYVGATIPGEGSAGDIFMQAQFPLHSGRILGVTGRVIMSFLGALIAMLSITGIVIWARKRKARAIRSKTA; this comes from the coding sequence ATGCGCCACCTGTTAACCCTTCTGCACCGCTGGTTCGGCCTGTTTACTGCCGTGTTTCTTTTTGTAGCGGGCGCAACCGGCGCGATTATTTCGTGGGACCATGAATTAGACGGTGCGCTGAATCCACAGATGTATCACGCCCAATGGCAAGGTGAAGCGCAATCTCCGCTAGTGTTGGCGGACAAGTTCGAGGCTGAAAATCCAGACTTGATTGTGACCTTTCTCCCGCTCGAACTGGCTGCCGGCGATGCCCTCAACATCTTTGTAAAAGGCCGCAGCGAACAGGCGGACCAAAATCTCACTTATAATCAGGTCGCTATCCACCCGGAATCCGGCGAAGTTCAGGCACAGCGGATGTGGGGCGATGTCTCTCTTTCGCGCGAAAACCTGCTGCCTTTTCTCTATAAATTACATTACTCCATGCACCTGCCCGACGTGGGTGGAATAGAAGCGGGTATTCTGTTTATGGGGATTGTCAGTATCGTATGGATTCTGGATAGCTTCGTTGCCATTGCCATATCCTTCCCTGCGCGCCGCAGCTGGCAAAAATCCTTTTTGTTCCGCTGGAAAAGTGGTGGCTACAAATTAAATTTCGATTTACACCGTTCCGGCGGTGTCTGGGTGTGGGCGTTGCTGCTTATTATCGCGGTTACGTCGGTTTCCATGAACCTCGGCTTTCAGGTGGTTCGACCCGTTGTGAACGCAATCTCTCCACTCACGCCCAGCCCGTTTGAAACCCAAACATTTAATGCTTATTCAACGCCCGCGCTCAGTCGTGCTGACGCGGTGGAACTTGCCCGCATCGAAGCACCGAAACACGATATTACCGACCCCATAGGCGGCCTCTTTTACGCGCGGGATTACAACTTGTACGGCATCGGTTTTTTTACACCGGGTAACAGTCACGGCGACGGCGGCCTTGGCAACCCATGGCTTTACTTTGACGGCAACACAGGCGCTTATGTGGGCGCAACAATACCCGGCGAAGGCAGTGCGGGTGATATTTTTATGCAGGCACAGTTTCCTCTGCACAGCGGTCGGATTCTCGGCGTTACCGGACGAGTGATAATGTCGTTTCTGGGTGCGCTTATCGCTATGCTTTCCATTACCGGCATTGTGATTTGGGCGCGCAAACGTAAGGCCCGAGCAATTCGCAGCAAAACAGCCTAA
- a CDS encoding CPXCG motif-containing cysteine-rich protein — MVFATQLHNMLCPYCGEPIEILLDLSEADQEFIEDCQVCCRPIQFSVSVDEAGEPQVRAISENDTW, encoded by the coding sequence ATGGTTTTCGCTACGCAACTACACAATATGCTTTGCCCCTATTGCGGGGAGCCCATTGAGATTTTGCTGGATCTGTCGGAAGCGGATCAGGAATTTATTGAGGATTGCCAGGTGTGCTGCCGACCGATCCAATTTAGTGTATCGGTGGATGAAGCTGGCGAGCCTCAGGTTCGGGCAATCAGTGAAAATGATACCTGGTGA